The Paenibacillus mucilaginosus 3016 genome includes the window CATCATCTCCCTGCTGACGTATATCGTCACGCTGATCGGGCTGCTGATCCTCGGAGTGGATTATCCGATGGCCATCGCCCTGCTGATCGTGCTCGTCGATATTCTGCCGGTGCTCGGCGTCAGTGCCGTGCTGTTCCCGTGGGCAGGCTACAGCTTCCTCGTGGGGGATTCGCATCTGGCCATCGGGCTGCTGGTGCTGTTCCTGGTGATTCTGATCTTCCGGCGCATCATCGAACCGAAGATCATCGGCGACGCCGTCGGGATCAATGCGCTTGCCGCACTGATCAGCATCTATGTCGGGTTCAAGCTGATGGGGGCCATCGGCCTGATCCTCGGTCCGGTCATGGTCATAGTCTATTCGGCCCTGCGCCGCGTCGGTTTACTTAAAATCAACATCAAGCTGGACAATTAACGGACATACATAGGTGCAGCATCAATTCGTAGGGGGACAAGGAATGGAGGCACAGCTGCCCGCGGTCAAACAGCATACGAGAACCCCGCTGGCCAAAGTGCTGCGGCGGGCGGTTCTCATCTTTTTCGGGGCGGCGCTCGTCTCGGTGGGTCTGGAGATCTTCCTTGTGCCCAACAATATTATCGACGGAGGCATCGTCGGGATCTCGATCATAACGGCGCATCTGTCCGCGCTGCCGATCGGCCTGTTCCTGCTGCTCTATAACCTGCCGTTTCTCCTGCTCGGCTACAAGCAGATCGGCAAGACCTTCGCCCTGTCCACCCTCTATGCCGTCCTGCTCATGTCGCTCGGGACCTGGCTGCTGCATCCGGTCAAGGCGCTGACGGTCGATCCGCTGCTGGCGGCGGTATTCGGCGGGATCATTCTCGGCATCGGCGTCGGGATGGTCATTCGCTCCGGAGGCTCGCTGGACGGAACGGAGATTCTGGCGATTCTTTTCAGCAAAAAAACGCCGTTCTCCGTTGGCGAAATCGTCATGTTCTTCAACCTGTTCATCCTGAGCAGTGCAGGATTCGTCTTCGGCTGGGACCGTGCGATGTACTCGCTGATCGCATACTATATCGCTTTCAAGATGATCGACATCACGATCGAAGGATTCGACGAATCGAAGTCCGTGTGGGTCATCAGCGAGAACAGCCGCGAGATCGGCGAGGCGATCATGCAGCGCCTCGGGCGAGGCGTGACATACCTGAACGGCGAAGGGGGCTTCAGCGGCGACAGCCGGCGCGTGATCTTCTGCGTGATCAACCGGCTGGAGGAAGCGAAGCTGAAGTCGATTGTGGAAGAGCATGACCGTACCGCCTTCCTCGCGGTAGGCAACATTCACGATGTGAAGGGCGGAAGGTTCAAGAAAAAGAATATTCACTGATGCTGGAGCCTGCGAGAGGTGGCGGCATTCCACACCGTAGAGAATACACAAAAAAGAAGCGAAGCTGCAGCTGCTGCAGTTTCGCTTCTTTTTTGTGGTTCTAGAACCGGCGGGCGCCGAGGTACTTCGGACCCCAGTAGGTATTGTTCATGTTCTGAACATAAATCCCTACGGAGCTGAGGGCGGAGATGAACTGGCCGTTGCCTACATAGATGCCCATGTGGGAGGCCACGCCCGGCGTGCCCAGGGAGAAGAAGACGAGGTCGCCCGGCACAAGCTTCGCTTTGTCCACCGCAGTGCCCATCGTGAACATAGCTGCCGACGTCGTACGTGTCAGCGGAACGCCGTGCTTCGTAAACATGAAGTAGACGAAGCCGGAGCAGTCAAAGCCCTCCGGTGTCGCGCCGCCCCACTTGTAAGGCACGCGGAGGTACTGGTAGGAATCCGCTACGATGGCCTTGCGGACAAGCGCGAAAGCAATGCGCTCGCGTGTAACCGGGTCCGCTGTCCCTGTAACAGGGAGGCTGTAAGCTGTCTGGAAGGCACGGACTGCACCTGCAGTCACGGTACCGTAATAGTTCGTGATCGTCGGGTACACAAAGTAACCCAGGGTTTTGAGGTCCCGCTGAAGCTGGGAAACGGCGTCAGAGGTCATTCCCTGATAGAGTGTCGTGTAGACCGTAGCCGTCTCGGCTGCCTGTGCCGCAGGAACGAGGGCAGGATTGGCGGTAACGAAGACAGCGGCAGCGGCTGTCAGCAGGATCATCTTGTTCGTCGCTTTCTTCATTAGGGCTGGGGTCTCCTTTGTCCTCACCGATGGCGGGCAGGGTATGTGTCCAATCTGCTGTCATTTTATACGCATAATGGACAAGCGAACAATGTATAAATGTTGGGAGCATGCCAAAGGAGGTCCGCCCATGGATCAGGTGAAAGTCTGGTACCCTTATGTCGGTCCCTGCGACCCCTGCCCGCCGATTAAGGTGAAGACGTACGTTACCCCGCCGAACCTGTACATCCGCTACCAGCCGCCCGGTCTGCCGCAGTTCTCCCCGCAGGAGGCTTTGTGCCGCGGAACGCTGTGGCCCGCACTCTACAGTCCCTATGAAGGCAAGAACACCTGAGGGGAGAGGAGGAGAGGACGATGGAACGCAAAGCGCTGCCGGAGCAGTTCTACACCCAGCTCCAGGAGCTGCAGGCCATTGATTTTGTGCTCGTCGAGCTGACGCTCTACCTGGACACCCATCCTGGGGATGCACAGGCCATCGCCCAGTACAACCAGTTCGCTCAATACCGCATGGGCCTGGCGCATCAGTTCCAGCAGGAGTTTGGCCCCTTGACCTCCTACGGGCACAGCTTCTCCAAGCAGCCCTGGGAGTGGGTGGAAGTCCCTTGGCCGTGGCAGGTCTGATGGATCGGCATACCTCAAGGAGGGGAGGCAGGAAGCATGTGGATTTATGAGAAGAAGCTGCAGTACCCGGTCAAGGTCAGCAAGTGCGACCCCCGCATGGCGCGGCTGCTGCTCGAGCAGTACGGGGGAGCGGACGGGGAGCTTGCCGCCGCGCTCCGCTATCTCAATCAGCGGTATTCGATTCCGGACAAAGTGATCGGGCTGCTGACCGATATCGGGACGGAGGAATATGCGCACATCGATGTCATCCGTGAGAATCTTTATGGAGGAATAATATAAATTCCCACCCAATTATTGATTTAGCCTAAACGCTTTAGATAAACATCCATATAATACAGTATCGGTTCCGAAGGGAGGATAAACCATGAGCTGCGTGAAAGGCTTCTATACCAGCACGGCGACAATCCTTGTTCTTTACATTCTGCTGGTTATCGTTCTCGGGGCAGGATGGATCATCTAATGGATTAAAGCTCAAGCCTTCGGGCTTGAGCTTTAATTTT containing:
- a CDS encoding YitT family protein; the encoded protein is MEAQLPAVKQHTRTPLAKVLRRAVLIFFGAALVSVGLEIFLVPNNIIDGGIVGISIITAHLSALPIGLFLLLYNLPFLLLGYKQIGKTFALSTLYAVLLMSLGTWLLHPVKALTVDPLLAAVFGGIILGIGVGMVIRSGGSLDGTEILAILFSKKTPFSVGEIVMFFNLFILSSAGFVFGWDRAMYSLIAYYIAFKMIDITIEGFDESKSVWVISENSREIGEAIMQRLGRGVTYLNGEGGFSGDSRRVIFCVINRLEEAKLKSIVEEHDRTAFLAVGNIHDVKGGRFKKKNIH
- a CDS encoding C40 family peptidase encodes the protein MKKATNKMILLTAAAAVFVTANPALVPAAQAAETATVYTTLYQGMTSDAVSQLQRDLKTLGYFVYPTITNYYGTVTAGAVRAFQTAYSLPVTGTADPVTRERIAFALVRKAIVADSYQYLRVPYKWGGATPEGFDCSGFVYFMFTKHGVPLTRTTSAAMFTMGTAVDKAKLVPGDLVFFSLGTPGVASHMGIYVGNGQFISALSSVGIYVQNMNNTYWGPKYLGARRF
- a CDS encoding spore coat associated protein CotJA; the encoded protein is MDQVKVWYPYVGPCDPCPPIKVKTYVTPPNLYIRYQPPGLPQFSPQEALCRGTLWPALYSPYEGKNT
- a CDS encoding spore coat protein CotJB translates to MERKALPEQFYTQLQELQAIDFVLVELTLYLDTHPGDAQAIAQYNQFAQYRMGLAHQFQQEFGPLTSYGHSFSKQPWEWVEVPWPWQV
- a CDS encoding YjcZ family sporulation protein; protein product: MSCVKGFYTSTATILVLYILLVIVLGAGWII